The Cardiocondyla obscurior isolate alpha-2009 linkage group LG24, Cobs3.1, whole genome shotgun sequence sequence TGGGTGGTGATCCTGATATTATCCACGCCCGCGCTCGTGATCCACGGCGAGGTGAGCACGCCGCGTTACCGCGCTCCGACGTTCCGGCCTCGACGTGCCCAGCCGATCGTTCCCCGGTGCACCGCGCATTCGTAGATTTACTATCTGTTCCAGGAGACAGACGGCACGGCGGTGAATCAAACGGCCTGCCGAATTCTCAACGAGTACAACTGGCCCTACTTCCAGGTGTCCTTCTTCGTGACAAGCTACGTGCTGCCTTTGGTACTCATATGCATGTTTTACATGTCGATGTTGATGAACCTATGGCGCAGCGTACGCGATAGCGCCGAGAGCCGGCGCGGTAGAAGGCGAGTCACCAGgctcgtcttcgtcgtcgtcaccGTTTTCGCCGCCTGCTGGTGTCCTTTGCaggtaaaagaaatttctctGAGAAAAGCAgggttctttctttttttctcgatgcatcgtcgttcacgcgttcgcgTAAAATTGCAGGTGATCCTGGTGTCAAAGTCCCTGGAGGTCTTCCCACTCACTATGGTTACGATAATGATACAAATAGGTAGTCACATCCTCGCCTACACTAATAGCTGCATCAACCCTATCCTTTACGCTTTCCTGAGCGACAACTTTCGCAAAGCCTTCCGGAAAATCATCTATTGCAGGCCACGGGCGGAGGCGAACAATCGGCTGGGACCAGCGACGAGAACTACGAGAGCCGCCAGCTCTGGCGATATTCTCTAGGTGAGCCAACTTCATTTCTTTTCCTTATTTACCGGTGTTACAAAGAATAGATCGATCTGTCCCTGCTCGGATTATTTCGTATCAATCATACACACTAGCCCTCGTGTATCGCGATCGCTTCTCGCAaatctcatatttttttttttaccttcgaCTTTATCCCTCGAAACGTAATATCGGCTTGTTGCTCAAGAAAGTATGTTTCTTTTACTTATCTTAATAAGTAATTTccttatttataaatatattttctaccTCCCGGCGCGGTCTTTAATCTCCGCCTTCAACGAGCCGACGAGTGATACAGAAATCCGGCTTTTAAGGGTGCAGTAGAAAAGAAGcgatagaaaagaaagatcAAAGCGACAGTTCGTGCATCGGGACGATATATTACCGAAGGGGAAGTCGTATTAGATTTCAAGGATTAATCGACGGACTCTAAGGGTGGGAATCAGAATTTCACTGGGTGCGATATATCGTTGTTACCCTTCCCTCCGACCCTTTCCAGGGCGGCGATAATATGAATTTCTTCAGGAGATGACGAGCGGAATCGTGCCGGCACTTAACGACGTTCACTCAATTTACTTACTGGCTACCGGGTTCGACGCGCGGCCGTGCGAACACGTAACaaaattttcctctttttccctcgctCGCTCTTTTCAACCCCCCGCGGACCACCACCCCCTCGACCGCTGGACTCAGCGTGGTGTATTGCCATTAACACGGTGACGTTTTCACAGCCGGTTTACCCTCGCTACCATTTTCGTTTGTCCCATCTACAGGCGAACGCCGGCGACGGGGATGAAAAGAGGACGGAGGGGGGAAATAGCGAGCAACGAACGCAATCTTATATCGCAAGGCATTGCCATTAAACGTTAAGTAAAAACGGTGGGAGCGGATGCAGAGCGGAACGGAAAATTTTCGTTTAAGGCTTCCTTATGTCGTCGCGCGACTATTCCGCGCGTACGAATGAAGAGCAAGACGATCTTGGCccgagtctttttttttcgaattaaacACGGCGAAAAAGTTTAAAGTTAACTGCAAGAAGCTGCAAGTTTCCATGTAAAAGAGTGCAAATAAgtgtaaatgtaaaacaattcTTTTACGCGGAAAAGGGAACAATACGAAGTACTTCTAAAGTACTTCACTTCTACTCCCTCGCAATTGACGACCACGGCTAATTTGTTTATGTCGGGGAAACTTGGCGGGCGGAATTCATATTCGAGAAAGAAATCTCTTTAggcgagagaaataaatactaaagtggaattaaattcttttttgaatATTCTATATTCCTTATTTATATTTCCGAGCTATATCGAAATCGAATAAAGTCCCCCTTTTTGATTTCACGGAGATTTAGCCCGCGCAATTTCTCTCGACGATTTATGGGCGAGGATTCCTCGCAGACATAAGATTTTCACTTTGGTGTCACGTATAAAGAGGAGTCTGCGAATCACATCGACGAAATGTTGGCCATTTGTTTTCCGATTTGTCTTGCCTTGCATCGTTCGCAATAACGTTGTCGGGGACTGCTATACTTTTCTTTCCTGCCCTGTGGAAAACCGCGTTGCGACGTCGCGGGTGGTAAATAAACCTTAATCAGATCGATGCCTTCGCCGGAGATTGACAGACGACTGAACGGGAAATTCAATTAACCATTCTTTGTTATCGGCGCCGCGTGTTGTTTCACGCGGTGTGGCGGTTTGCTTTTTGGTCCCTTACGGTCACCCATTTATTCGACTTTTTCTTCCGCTCCGACGAACAAACGGAAAAACTTGCTCGTCGTTCAAACGTCGCGTTTATTTGCCCCGAATGCAATGGCAGCTATTTATGAAAACCGCATATCAATAGGCAATTACAATTACCCGTCGTAGTATTTGCACTGGAACGGCTCACAAATTTGACATTAATCGGGCTTCGAGCTGGGTGGGCATTATCAATACCAGTCAAAATTATCAGGCTTTGATTCGCGGTCCGTTAAACAGATGGGGCAAGGTAGGTTTAACTCAAAATGATTTGTCTCAACCTCACTGCGTGGAAGGAGTTTGTTTCTAATGCTTCATAAACTGCTCATTCAATCAGCTACGTGATAATAATTAGATGACGGATGAAAGTAATAATGATCGATCTTTCTTtcgtgtattttataataattatcagaCGAGCTTGGCGTTTCGATACGACTCGGATCCGCCTAACTATTTTTGAAAGTGCGCTCCGACAAAACGCGCGACAAGATCGCGCGCAACCTGCAAAATGACACAAGAGTGACACAACGGTGTTGTACGAGCGGGGCGGACACGCGCAATTCCATACCGTTTGGCTACGCAGCTTGCTAGACATAACCGCTGTATATTTTACGAACAAGATGTTCAGAAAACGGATAAGCGATCCAGTAATCGACGGCGCCTCGAGAACGACGAGTGCCCGTAAAAATGGCCGCACCGTTGACCAATGCAAACAAGTCTTAATCAAGTGGATGTATTCCGCGAGCAGCGAGATAGTAATCCGATATCCCGGTCACTCTGATTCGATCTCGGAGCTGAAAGCTCCTCTGCGCGATATTACCGTGCCAGCGCCAGATGCCGCCGATTTCCCGTCGATACGAAAGCATTTAAACTATTCCGCACGAGAACAGAATTAGTCACGTTACCGTGCAACGTGActaaactattattattacttattattattattcgtataTTAATGTCTCTTTCCGGTTTTACTAACGAGCCGTGATGAGCGGCGTTTTAAGCGACGCGAGTCTAATTTTACGCGACGACTTCGCTCTCCGACGAGTTTTACCGTCGACTCGCATGTTTCAtgctgaaaataatattacccacaaatatactttttaacgGCAAGTTCCATCATGTTcgtaaaatgataattttgctctgtgctttaaaaaataatttgatattttatgtctcgaatattattcaaatattctCCACGTTATTATTACGTTTGTGGCAGTGATTATTCTTTTCTCACAATCGGAAACGGCGAGAAAAATAGTATTGTCGTTCTACCGCAACGTAACTTTCGGACGCtgattaaaactaattaatgtaaaagcGAACATTGCAGATTTAAGTTTAATGATGTATGGACCGGATAGTTTTTCCTTTCACTTTATCTATCGAATCGCATTGCCGCGTTCGTCGCCTTTGCTCATTCTCCTTTAGCACAATTAGCTTTTTAGAAACTTTCCAAGCAAGTATCGATTTTCGCGCCGTTTCAATTTAAAGGTGGCCGAGTGCCGGAATTTTCAAAGGCGCCTTGAAAAAGTTGTCGCCATCGGTGCTTGCGCCGGTGATAAATGAGAATTGTTTGGCAAAGATctcaaaatatatatcatagACTTGACATTTTCATAAATTCGTACGCAAAATGTCTGCCAGAGGAAAAGGGCTCCTTGATCCCAATGAATATCGCAAAGTAGAAGCGAATTGGAGCCGTGACAAATATCCGAGGTGAGAAATggagtgtaataaaaaaaaaaattctgcagAAAGAAATGAGAAGCAACGAGAATAATATACATTCAGTTGCtacgcgtaaaatattttaatattacacgaaCGCGATATTCCTGATTAATATCGGAGGTATAAATTCTCCCGTATTTTACAATCTCGGTCCGAGACAATGCggagatttttaaaattgaattgatgaaaaatgaaataagctTATCTTACGGGCATATTTTTGTTCAACATTATTCCTACATTTTTAGCTCTCTCGCGCGACAAATTTTTTGTCCTCCTCTCCCCTTTTATTTCGTACGCATATATGAATTATATCCCACCTGTGATAACGCTAagttctaatttaaataaataaaaaaaaacgcacgagCGTTTCGATCACTTACTTTATGCATTCGCAATTATTCAAAGATTACAAAAAGGTTGAtctgttgaaaaaaaaattacagcttCGATAGAGGCGATAAGAAACCATGTCGCTTTGACGTAACGCGCACAAATCGATTAGAGAAAAGATCATTTGCGAGAACGTGCTGCAACGTCCAAGTATTCAAAATACAGTATTTTACATACGGCGATCTAACGAGCGTAGATGAAGGCGGAAGATATGCAAATTCAACGATGGGGCATACAGATCGATGACGAGAAGGTCGATCGGCGACGTTGCGAAGAAGCGAGGaatcaaagagagaaggagagagaaagagagagagtaaaaggaggaagaagagaaatagCCGAGGAACGCAAGAAGAGACGAGACAGAGGATCGAAGCACGGCAGCCGGCCTCTTCTGCCTTCTCGACGAGAAAAGTCTTCCGCTTATTTCACGAAGTGGCCTACTTTCGATGCTTCCCACTCTTTCACAGAAATTACAGAGAGATCAGAGAACAGCGAACCGA is a genomic window containing:
- the Asta-r1 gene encoding allatostatin-A receptor isoform X2; its protein translation is MQPEVANASQAPLNCSTQFASVAGDVEACQNYYEFEFESVHSIVVVVVPLFFGVIGILGLLGNSLVVVVVAANPGMRSTTNILIINLALADLLFVIFCIPFTATDFVLPYWPFGNAWCKIVQYLIYVTAYASVYTLVLMSFDRYLAVVHPIASMSWRTENHAIQAICVAWVVILILSTPALVIHGEETDGTAVNQTACRILNEYNWPYFQVSFFVTSYVLPLVLICMFYMSMLMNLWRSVRDSAESRRGRRRVTRLVFVVVTVFAACWCPLQVILVSKSLEVFPLTMVTIMIQIGSHILAYTNSCINPILYAFLSDNFRKAFRKIIYCRPRAEANNRLGPATRTTRAASSGDIL
- the Asta-r1 gene encoding allatostatin-A receptor isoform X1 encodes the protein MQPEVANASQAPLNCSTQFASVAGDVEACQNYYEFEFESVHSIVVVVVPLFFGVIGILGLLGNSLVVVVVAANPGMRSTTNILIINLALADLLFVIFCIPFTATDFVLPYWPFGNAWCKIVQYLIYVTAYASVYTLVLMSFDRYLAVVHPIASMSWRTENHAIQAICVAWVVILILSTPALVIHGEIYYLFQETDGTAVNQTACRILNEYNWPYFQVSFFVTSYVLPLVLICMFYMSMLMNLWRSVRDSAESRRGRRRVTRLVFVVVTVFAACWCPLQVILVSKSLEVFPLTMVTIMIQIGSHILAYTNSCINPILYAFLSDNFRKAFRKIIYCRPRAEANNRLGPATRTTRAASSGDIL